The DNA segment ctttcttggaggcggcgtcccgcttgcgggagcggcgttccactggtttgaagagcctggggttctcgatgggcgcagaatccggactctcaggcgttggagctgaaggaacctcggaccaggccatggcgtccgggtcgtagccgcgttgtactttttgggcagccatcttgacacgggtgggcgactcactcacggccgagcgtcggcgtaggcgttaggcctagggccgtcgccacgaaacgcaagtgaggatcggccctaaatgcctaaatgttgccccaccggtgtgtgagtggtgtccacaggtagctgtcgacttcgcgaacacagacgcggctgtgctgacggggttccggccgaggaaccgtggctccagccaaaagttggtggagacgatgcgctgtatgtccactcgcttcgcgcgctcacagcgccactaaaaaaaaggtggctgccgcggtcgggtccgaacccgggtactgaGAGAGATGTGTGCTGCATCCATTAAGCCTGGGCTCCATATGCGCGAAAGAGCGTGCcacgcgacaaggcggcacggcgacgctcgcttcgtcgcttgtgggcaacctccatgcaagagaaggaggcaggcgacgcgaacccgcgacatGCGCAGCTGACTCCGTGCTTTACTCCAGCTTAGAAACTCGCCCGTAACCTGTTGTCTCtattaaaattttgtgagtgtgcctcaaaGTAAGGGCAAAAGAAATATTACCTCTACGGCagtggtgtagcggcagtggaggtAACCAACGGCGCGCTTGCgaagacgaagtcacatcacggattcacgggggaggtgtgctttcgttcggtgcctgtgcactccggcttagtagaaAGACTCCCATAAACTGTCCCCGCaatttgattgtaagtgagcaaaccacaatataccagtgagaatgcgcgccgcgagtgtttttGTACacttggagcgcagcggcacggtggatcgagcgccggtgcccgcggctcgacacgcatctctccctgcagtgcgccggcTCCAAATGCTGTCAGCCCTCCGCAACCAACAAATgcattgttttaattatttaaattatgcgggtctgcctctcagctacaaaaccaaatattttctcgacggtggcgatgaccaagacgacgcgctGGTAGGGCAGGCGCTTGCTAGTTTCGCGAGATGTACTCGTgacacaagcgtttgcgggtaggttggctggaaacgctgattaaTAAAAAATGTGACTTCACGTCTGTAACGTCAtgatcacgtgacttttaatgacgtcatgtccggttgcggacagacacatttttccctaggtttttcttGGAATTCCCCATGTGTTTGACAACGCGCGCATAATAAAATAGCGCATcttgcacgtgtgcacgtgtTTCTGgctaagctaactgcgccgctgattccgcttTGACTATTcgtgccgaagaggctccagggaagtctcctgccctgtctgcgttttattgtgtttatttgttcactcGTTTTGCCCAGCTGCACGCGAGTACATGTATCTATCATTCTTATCTGGTCCGggaataatataataataattggtttttttttaaggggaaaggaaatggcacagtatctgtctcatatatctttgcacacctgaaccgcgccgtaagggaagggataaaggagggagtgaaagaagaaatgaataaagaggtgccgtagtggagggctccggaataatttcgaccacctggggatctttaacgtgcactgacatcgcagagcacacgggcgccttagagtttttcctccataaaaacgcagccgccgcggtcgggtttgaacccgggaactccgaatcagtagtcgagagccctaaccactcagccaacgcggcgggtccgGGAATCCGCCACCGTATTTTTCTGTACCCGCCGCCGCTATGCCTTGAGGGGTGCCTATtgtcccctcccgctcctcgttttcctttttttctcttttttttcggcCCACTCCCCCTGACTGCTCGGTGAACAGGGGGCGccagcgcgtttttctttctctctttatttctctttctttcttttctagtatttttctttcgtgcccatcttcttttcagCATCCGATTctttgttgctctgttcatgtggcggacatgtttGCCAACTCCAACTCCTTAataagaaggggaggaagattgctgtaacttcagtcttgagaaaggacagcctgtctatatatatatatatatatatatatatatatatatatatatatatatatatatatatatatatatatatatatatatatatatatatatacgttccCTTTCTGATGATGTCACAAGCTGTCGACTTGGAGCACGGAGGCTGCGTCTTTAAGGAGATGTaggaaaaaataatagaaaaagcAACGCTATCAAGCAAGGATTGCTACGAACAGAGGCTTATCTACCTCTACTACATCTCTTTTACTCTACAATTTATACATCAGCTACAGGGTTCGTAAAAAGTTCCTAGGCCAGAGGGTCACCTTTTGAGCCCTGCAATGAGGTATTTCGACACTTCAGAGTCTCAAAATCTGTTGCGGGATAGACGAATCATCATTCTCACCTCTGAGCCTTGGTAATTTCATAGGCGCCTTAGGTGCCAAAATATACTACCATGACCTGTAAGCCTGTGAGCCTGTGTCCCTAAGGCCTAGGAACTTCAGACGTACCTTGTAGATTGCACTCATGTTTGTCTTGACATGCGGCAAAGGCAGCAACATAGTAAACGAACACTAAAATGATGGTTACTTAGAAATGAAAAATGGctagcggtttagcattgctaagcacgaaatattgtgcgaaaccACGGTGGGCCACTCAAATTTCAGAGAGCCACCCAAATTTTGGGGTGGGCGAAGCCCATTTTGGGGATGTCCCAGGTCTGTTCCGAAAGTGGGCAACTCAATTTTCTCATTTTCGGGGGTGGTCTACTTTTGGGGGTGTCTTAAGTCGGCTCCGAACGTGGATaaactcaattttcaaatttaCGAGGGTGAGCCAACCTAATTTTTGGAGGTGGGCCAATCCCATTCTGAGACTAGGCCAAGCTTCTCTTCCAGCCGACCACACCCAGATCCACTGGCTGTCAAATTCGACTAAGGTTATTCGAAGGGCAATTTTCGTGTGTCTCAACCATATCTGGGACATGCCTGATGTGTCATAACCATGTTTTCCCATCCTTACCGTGAAGGAATAATCCCCAAACTGAGCTTTGTTTGGTGTCTCAGACGCCTTTATATCGACAAAGGTCATTCCAAGACGGAATTTCGGGGTGGTCCTAACAATGTTTGGGACATGCTTTAAGTGTCATGCCATGTGCTGCCATCCTTACCTTACTGGGTCGTCGCCAAAATTGAGCTTTGCTTGGTCCATTGTCATGTATTGCAGAACatcctgggcgagttggtgcatagctttcttggtatggcgttgcgcacacgacgagacgaacacaggaaacagtaggacgacagaaagagcgcaaagaaAGAGcgttgcgctctttctgtcgtcctactctttcctatgttcgtctcgtcgtgtgcgcaaCACCATACCAAGAAAGTCCATTGCCATGCACACCCATTGCCTTACTGAGACTATAGCCGAGGCTGCATTTCCTTCGCGTGCGACATCGTCGAAATAGCTGGGAGTAGGCAAGAAGCGCTTTCGCAACTAAAGCAGCATTGCATGAAGCCACGAGTTTTCTGTTTTCAGGCCACTGTGGTACCGCTCAGAATGGTTGTTTATGGATCCAGCAACTTTGCGTGCGTGTGTTGGTTAAGAAAAACGGCCAGCATATCCCGCTAGCTTCTGAAAAATAAAAGCATCCTTATTTACTTAGCAAAAACTTGGAACGCAGAGAGTAGGCAGCGTTACACGTAGATCTTGAAGAAAAGGTGGATTAGGTGGAAAAAGTGACAGGCTCCCACCACCATAGAAATCATCTGTGGGGAAAAAGAAACGAATGCATTAACAGTTATTACCGCTCAGtagtttttttctgttctgtagAGACACAGTCTCAATCGCCGAGCGATGGTTATGAGGTCAAAGGTCAGTACAGGGCATGTGAGTCATGTAGAAAACTGCAAAAAATAATCGCTGCTTCCTTACTCGTTGTGATTCTGGTTCTTGAGGCAGGCTGGGTTCAGCGCTGCATTGAATCAAAACGACTAAGCAATGATCATATCGCAGTGTTTTTAATGCCTCACATTACCTTTACGACCTTTGACATCATAGTCGTcgcttggctgttgaaaccgaaaccgataCAGGTGAGTGAATGAATTtgattatgaattatttagcagtcgtaggcgaataccacgtggttATCCATGTACACTAACGTCTTACGCattattacaaagaagaaaacacgcaaccgAAAATCCGGCATCTACACTACTATCGGAATCGCATCAAATGATTGCTCAGCTACAGCGTCAAGTCTCTTTCATATCCAGTCCAGCATTTCCGGAGAAGTGGTCGCAAGCTGTGCTTCCCCTTTGACTTACCCCAGCCATGGTCAGGTTGTCCTCGTCACTGACGAGCATCATGGCACCAGAGACGTACGCCAGTGTTCCGAAGCATTGATGGGTGGCGTACTGCAGTGCACAAGACGACACAAATATGACGGCAGTGTCATATCTGCGCAAGATGACTACCGCAGAGCGATGTTTGCGTGAGATTTTGTCTGTATTCAAATCGACTAGCTCTTTGCATTTTTAA comes from the Amblyomma americanum isolate KBUSLIRL-KWMA chromosome 1, ASM5285725v1, whole genome shotgun sequence genome and includes:
- the LOC144107942 gene encoding uncharacterized protein LOC144107942 isoform X2, producing MSLSGLGTNTESFLYAVSYAYSTNGIQILLAGFLNHSSAVIVQRLFFYATHQCFGTLAYVSGAMMLVSDEDNLTMAGMISMVVGACHFFHLIHLFFKIYV
- the LOC144107942 gene encoding uncharacterized protein LOC144107942 isoform X3, with translation MDFDLEAAQKSLKLDITFKDYVATSNGLFNFAETYATHQCFGTLAYVSGAMMLVSDEDNLTMAGMISMVVGACHFFHLIHLFFKIYV